DNA from Arthrobacter sp. SLBN-112:
CAGAACGCCAGCTCGAAAAGCTAAAGGGCCATGACGAAGGTAACGGCGTACTCTTCAAGATGAAGAACGACCCTAGGGTCACTAGAGTTGGCCGGTCAATCCGCAAATATAGCCTCGACGAGCTTCCGCAGCTCTTCAATGTCTTCCATGGCAGCATGAGCTTGGTTGGCCCTCGACCGCCGCTTCCTCACGAAGTGGCTGCATACGAGCGAGACGTTCGCAGGCGCCTGCTTGTCAAACCAGGCTTGACAGGACTTTGGCAAGTAAGCGGGCGATCGAACTTGTCCTGGCAGGATTCAGTTCGTCTGGACCTTTATTACGTGGAGAACTGGTCGTTAGCGGGTGATTTGATGATCATCCTTCGAACTGCACAGGCCGTATTCCGAAGCACAGGGGCGTACTGAGTCTCCTAAGAGCTGCAAATACCGGCCAGAGGTGAGCGGCGAGCGGCACGCCTAGGAGCAGCCGTACTGGGAAGATCATCAAAGTGAGGAAGTTAGGCCATGACGAGGGCTTCGAGTCGAATTAGTCGACGGCAGAACAGCAGTGACGAGAATAGCGTCAAAACACGACGACGTCGGCGCATAATTCTTAGTTCTTGCGTTCTAGCAATCGCTTTACCTGCGGCGGTCGGGACGTGGCTGAGCCTTAAGGCCTTCGCTCTTAGGGAGGACCTTGCGGCGTTCTCAACTTTGATGCCGCAATTGCAGGAACGCCTGATCGCAAGAGACTCGCTTGGTGCCGAGGAGGCTTACGAGTCTCTCCGGGAACATACCTCGTCAGCTACAGCAACGGTTAACGACCCAATGTGGGGTCTTGCATCTGCCCTTCCCTGGATTGGTCCGAATTTCGGAGCAACTTCGGAAATAGCCCGTTCTGCCAATGATGTCGTCGAATTAGGGGTGGGCCCCTTGGTTAACGTGTTCACATCGCTAGATTGGGAATCAGTTCTGCCCACTCGACTGGGCGCAGATTTGGCGCCCATACAGGGTGCCTCGCAAAAAGTAGCGGCTGCTTCCCATGCTGTGAAAGCTTCCTCGGATCGTCTGAACAATATCGAGGCGACTCACCTTCTGCCCGAGATTGCGCAGCCCCTGGTCATGGCGCAAAAGAAGCTCACTGCAGCGGCGGAAACACTTGAAGTGGCCTCCGATGCAGCGCAGCTCCTCCCCCAAATGATGGGAAGTGACAGTTCGCGGCATTACTTGCTGATGATTCAAAACATCGCTGAAACCCGCGCTTCAGGTGGAATCCCTGGTGCCCTGGCAGTTCTAACTTTCGAAAACGGCCACATGTCTTTCGACCAGCAGAGCAGTGCTGCTGCCTTGGGAATCATGGCACCCGTCGTTCCGGTTGATCGGCAACAGCAGCAGATTTATTCGTCGCGCCTCGGCAAGTACATGCAGGATGTGAATCTAACGCCTGACTTTCCAACTGCTGCCGCAACTGCCCAAGCCATGTGGGAGAGGAAGACCGGGCAACGGGTAGATGGAGTGATCTCCATCGATCCTGCCGTCCTTAGTTATATCCTGCAGTCGACAGGACCTGTGGCACTTAACGGCCCGGAACTTGCAGAGATCAAGGCTTCAGGTCTACCGACGGAACTAACAGGCGAAAACGTCGTACCGACGTTGCTGTCAGATGTCTACGCGAGAATCCAACAGCCAGAACTACAGGACTCATACTTCGCAGGAGTGGCTAAGGAAGTCTTTACTGCCCTCTCCAGCGGTAAAGGGGAACCCAAAGACCTTATTGCCGGCATTACTCGTGGAACGGAAGAACGCCGCGTCTTGGTTTGGTCTTCAGACTCTTCTGAGCAGTCCGTGCTAGCCAAGTACCCCGTGAGCGGATCTATCTCGGGCGCCAGTGTTTCACCTGCACAGTTTGGCTTGTACTTCAATGACGGAACCGGCGCCAAAATGGATTACTACGTCAAGCGCACTGTTCAGCTCATCAAAGAATGTCCGGCAGACGGATACGAGCAAACCACGGTTCGCGTCACCAGTACCAACACAGCGCCCGCTGACGCCGCCACTTCCCTGCCGGCGTATGTGACCGGTGCAGGAATTTACGGCGTTGCGGCGGGTTCGGTTCAAACAAATATCGTTGCCTACGGCCCGGTCCAGGCCAACGTGGAATCAGCGACTATCGACGGCGTGAAGGCACCGTTTGCCCCCTACCTGCACGCCGACAGGCCAGTAGGGGTGGTCGCTCAGCAACTCGCACCAGGCGAAAGTAAAACCGTCGAGTTCACGTTCGGGAAGATCGTCCAGCACACGGAACCTAACTTGGTTGTCACACCATCGGTGCAGGCTGTAAAGGATGTTATCCGTCCGACTGCAAATGCGTCCTGTGATCCGGGACAGTCACAGTCGCGTTAACACTATGTAAACCGACTGGATTGAGGTTGGTGACATGCCACGTCGGATGGTACCTTTTTCTTGGGATATTCATCCGTAGATCTGCACACGGTCTCGTGCAGAGGGGACATTTCCCCGAATCGGGTACCACACTTAAACGTCTCCGGGGGGACAAATATGAAGAAGACTTTCGCTGCACTCGCGCTTGCAGGCGCCATCGCACTTATTGGCTCGGCACCCGCCATGGCCGCAACCTACCCGGCGCTTCCGCCGCAGGCAGCCGTTTCAGACGGCACCGTTGGCCCGGGTGAAACCTTCATCTTCCGGGGCCAGGGCTTCCGACCCTTCGAATCAGTTACGATTTTCGTCACGCCAGGCCAGGCTCCGGCCTCCAACGGTGCAACCTTTACCGGGGGTACAGCCGTTGCCGGGGTCATCCCCGTCTTCCTGGCACCGCAGGCGCTCAGCGCAACCGCAGACGCTCAGGGCGTTGTTTCGCTCCCGATCTCGATCAGTGAAGCGGGAACCTACTCCATCACTGCGAAGGGCAACGAATCCGGGATTACTGTTGGTCCCGTCACGGTCACCGTTGCAGCTTCGCTCGCCAACACCGGTGGCAACGCTGCCGGTGGCGCCCCCCTGGCTAACACGGGTGGCCTGGCCAACACCGGCGCCGACTCCGGCTTGGTCCTGTGGACCCTGGTTGGCGCCGGCGCACTGGCTGCCGGCGCAACCTCGGTCGTGGTGGTTCGCCGCCGCGCCAAGACTGAGGCTGCTGCCTAACAGCAACGCTTCCTAGCACCAACGAAGGTGGGTGCATCTCCGGAAACGGAGATGCACCCACCTTTTGCTTTCTATGGTAACTATTAGGGCTATGGGGAGACACTGGCGCAGAGCACCACGCGGGTACGACTTTTCCGTACCCCTCCCCCGGGCGCAGGCACTCCGCTACGCCCTTCTGGTGCTCCTCGCTGTATGTTCCCTCGGGACGGCCGCGTTCGCCCTCCTACAGACCTCCTGAGGCGTCTTTGATAATCCTCCAGAACCATCGGCTCTGGCGCACGGTACTCGTAGCCATGCTCATTCCCCTGGCACTCATCGCCTTTTGGCCCTCGCCGGTGGACCAGCCTGTTTCAGGACAACTGTCCGCGGTTCTGCAGTTTCTGCACCGCAATGGCATGCCCCGGTGGTTCAACTACCAATTCGTCGAAGCCGCCGCAAACGTCGTCCTTTTCGTGCCGGTCGGTTTTGTGGGCGCACTCGCATTCACTGAAAAGCGCTGGTGGCAAATCTGGGCCTTTGGGCTCCTGATTTCCGGCTGCATCGAACTGGGCCAGCTCTTGTTTCTTCACAACCGCTTTGCAAGCCCGTCAGACATCATGACAAACACTGCAGGGGCTGTCATAGGTTCCCTCCTGGCGGCTTTGGCGGTCCAAACACAGCAGAGGCCCGCTGCCTTCCGGCAACGGGCCTCCAAGAAGCAGTAGGGCGTAACGACTAGCCCACGAAGCTCTTCATCCAGGTCTTCAGGTCCTCGCCGAACTCCACGCGCTCGGACGCGAGCGTAATGACGGCCTTCAGGTAGCTTAGCTTGTCGCCGGTGTCGTAACGGCGGCCCTTGAAGACAACGCCATACACGCCGGAGCCTTCGCCCTCGCCCGCGGCGAGGGTCTGTAGGGCGTCGGTCAGCTGGATCTCGCCGCCGCGGCCGGGCTCGGTGTTCTCCAGGACGCCAAACACATTGTGGTGCAGCACGTAACGGCCAATAACGGCTAGGTTGGACGGCGCCTCGCCGACGGCCGGCTTCTCCACCAGGCTGTTGACGCGGACGTAGTCCTCGCCGTCCACGGCACTGACGTCCGCGCAGCCGTAGGCGCTGATCTGCGACGGATCAACCTCGATCAGCGCGATCACCGAACCGCCCGTCTTCTGCTGCACCTCCATCATGGTGCCCAGCAGGTCCTCGGCCTCGTCGATGAGGTCGTCACCCAGGAGCACGGCAAACGGCTCGTCGCCTACGTGCTGCTGGGCGCAGAGCACTGCGTGGCCCAGGCCCTTGGCCTCGCCCTGACGGACGTAGTGGATGGGTCCCAGGTTGGAGGCGTACTCCACCAGGCCCAGCTTGTCCTTATCGCCCTTGGCCTCCAGCGCAGCTTCCAGGCCGGGTTCGCGGTCGAAGTGGTCTTCAAGGGCGCGCTTGTTGCGGCCCGTGATCATCAGCAGGTCGGTGAGCCCTGCGTCAATCGCTTCCTCCACCACATACTGGATGGCCGGGCGGTCTACCACCGGCAACATTTCCTTCGGCATTGCCTTTGTGGCGGGCAGGAAGCGTGTCCCCAATCCGGCAGCAGGAATGACGGCTTTGGTAATAGCTTTCCCCTTAGTCATAGCTGAACCTTACAAATCAGCGGCAGACAAAGGCAATTTGCCGCCGGTAAACTTCGGCTCACGCTTCTCCTGGAAAGCCCGGAAACCCTCCGCGTAGTCCTCGGTCTTGCAGAGCCGCGCCTGCTCCTCGTTTTCCTCCTGCATGGCCTCCCACAGGCCCAGGCGCTGGTCACGGATGTGCGCCACCAGCTCCTTCGAGGCAACGAAAGCCCCCGTCGCGCCGGCAGCAACGCGCTCAACAATCGCCCGCGTCGAATCCAACAGTTCGGCGGCCGGCATGGCACGGCTGAACATGCCCTGAGCCACCGCCTCCGCGCCCGAAATCAGGTCCGCGGTGTAGATCAGGTCCAGCGTCCGGTGCATGCCCAGCCGCTCCGTGAAGTACCAGTGCCCGCCCGAATCCAGCGTGGCGCCCAGTTTGGCGAACGGCGAGCCGAACTTCGCGTTCTCCGCCACGTACACCACGTCCGTGGCCAGCAGCAGCCCCAGCCCCACACCCAGGCACGCGCCCTGCGCGGCAGCAAAAGTCGGGGCCGGAAAAGAAGCCATCTTCTTCAGCAGCGGCTCCACCAGCCCGCCCAGATACGCGGCGGCGTCGTCACTCTCCGGTGTGACCCCCGCAAGTCCCGGCCCGCGCAGAAGGCCCGGCCCTCTCCCCTCAGCAGCAGCGCCCGCACCTCACCACGTGAGGCGGCGGCAGCAGCGTCGTCGTACGCCTGGGTTAAATCCCGCAGCGCCTGCTCATCCAGCGAGTTCAGCTTGTGCGGCGCGTCCAGCACTACCTCGGCGATGCCGTTGCTGATGGAAAGGGAAATCATGGAACTCCTTGGGTTGAAACGGAGAAAGACCTAGACGTCGAAGTCGACCGTGACTTCCTTGCTGGTGGGGTGGCTCTGGCAGGTCAGGACGTAGCCCTTGTCCAGCTCATCCTGCTCCAGCGCGTAGTTCTCGTCCATGGT
Protein-coding regions in this window:
- a CDS encoding DUF4012 domain-containing protein, translated to MPQLQERLIARDSLGAEEAYESLREHTSSATATVNDPMWGLASALPWIGPNFGATSEIARSANDVVELGVGPLVNVFTSLDWESVLPTRLGADLAPIQGASQKVAAASHAVKASSDRLNNIEATHLLPEIAQPLVMAQKKLTAAAETLEVASDAAQLLPQMMGSDSSRHYLLMIQNIAETRASGGIPGALAVLTFENGHMSFDQQSSAAALGIMAPVVPVDRQQQQIYSSRLGKYMQDVNLTPDFPTAAATAQAMWERKTGQRVDGVISIDPAVLSYILQSTGPVALNGPELAEIKASGLPTELTGENVVPTLLSDVYARIQQPELQDSYFAGVAKEVFTALSSGKGEPKDLIAGITRGTEERRVLVWSSDSSEQSVLAKYPVSGSISGASVSPAQFGLYFNDGTGAKMDYYVKRTVQLIKECPADGYEQTTVRVTSTNTAPADAATSLPAYVTGAGIYGVAAGSVQTNIVAYGPVQANVESATIDGVKAPFAPYLHADRPVGVVAQQLAPGESKTVEFTFGKIVQHTEPNLVVTPSVQAVKDVIRPTANASCDPGQSQSR
- a CDS encoding LPXTG cell wall anchor domain-containing protein, producing the protein MKKTFAALALAGAIALIGSAPAMAATYPALPPQAAVSDGTVGPGETFIFRGQGFRPFESVTIFVTPGQAPASNGATFTGGTAVAGVIPVFLAPQALSATADAQGVVSLPISISEAGTYSITAKGNESGITVGPVTVTVAASLANTGGNAAGGAPLANTGGLANTGADSGLVLWTLVGAGALAAGATSVVVVRRRAKTEAAA
- a CDS encoding VanZ family protein, with product MDQPVSGQLSAVLQFLHRNGMPRWFNYQFVEAAANVVLFVPVGFVGALAFTEKRWWQIWAFGLLISGCIELGQLLFLHNRFASPSDIMTNTAGAVIGSLLAALAVQTQQRPAAFRQRASKKQ
- the galU gene encoding UTP--glucose-1-phosphate uridylyltransferase GalU — protein: MTKGKAITKAVIPAAGLGTRFLPATKAMPKEMLPVVDRPAIQYVVEEAIDAGLTDLLMITGRNKRALEDHFDREPGLEAALEAKGDKDKLGLVEYASNLGPIHYVRQGEAKGLGHAVLCAQQHVGDEPFAVLLGDDLIDEAEDLLGTMMEVQQKTGGSVIALIEVDPSQISAYGCADVSAVDGEDYVRVNSLVEKPAVGEAPSNLAVIGRYVLHHNVFGVLENTEPGRGGEIQLTDALQTLAAGEGEGSGVYGVVFKGRRYDTGDKLSYLKAVITLASERVEFGEDLKTWMKSFVG